The Colletotrichum destructivum chromosome 8, complete sequence genome includes the window TCTCGACAAAAGAAACTAGGAATACACTTGAGATTACATTGTTTGGGAACTAGAGGCTAAATGCTAGAGATTGTGAATCAAGCTGTGCTCTGTGCTTCAGCGTTGCGGTTGATCATCAGTAAACGACACTAGTAAAGCCGGTTCCTAAATTGGGAGCAGCACATAAATGATTGAATGTTTAGAGAGCCGAATCAATTTACAACCCGAATGGCATAAATACGCTGTCCCTTTTACTTAAAAATTGTTGGATCTCAACGCATACGTTGCTGCATCATACGTCTAGTTCTGGGGTTGCGACTTTTGCTCCTTTGCGTTATCGAATGatctcttctctttcttaaCGTTTTTCCACTCCAAGAGGATCgcaaagagaaaagagatgGCGGCTAATATCATGGCCAGGAGAAAATTTCGTGTCAGGGAACTGTTGACCTTGTCTAGTGCACTCCGGAATTCAGCGGTACCGGGTCCGAAGATTGCTTGCAGATTGTCTTTGATCTGCGTCGTTCCACCGTCACCGTAGATCTTGGCAGCAACGGAACCGCCGAGGTTCTTGGACAGCTCCTGCTGGAAAACACTCTGAGCGATGGGAACTGACAGAGCAACTCCCAGAAGTCTTGTGAACAATGTCAGACTCGTGCCCTTAGGAATCTTGTCGTTGGGCAGTACGGTCTGAACAGCTACATTAGCTTGTTCGGCTCCAATACCAACACCAGTGCCAACTAGAATCTGAGCGCCAATTCTGGATGCTATAATCAGTTTTCGAGCAATGTGATTAGGGGGTTGAATGAACCTACAATATGCCAAGTGGAGTGTCGTCTTTGATGGTCATCAGCAGTGCAGAGCCAGCTGTGACCAACATGGAGCCCAAAATCACGAATGGGTTGTAAAACCCAATTGCCATGACAAGCCCACCCGCCACAATTGATCCAACAGCCGTACTAATACAGAGTGCCAACTGCTTTAGACCAGATGATTCGGCATTGTCTTCTTGAACGGATTGAAACCTAGTCCTTGTGTCAGTAGAATCCATTattcttttgcttttttcGAAGCTTACCAAACAGGCAAATAGAAGATGAAAACACCAAAAGCTCCGTTCAAGAAAAGAAGGTACAAATTCGAAGCCGCAACAGATCGCTGATTTACAATACTAAGAGGTACGGTAGCATCATCACCCTGGAAATATTGCAGTGCCATCCAAGGGAGGATGGTAACGACAAATACCACCAGGACTGTAATGATGCGGGCATCGCTCCAAGGGTATTCGCCGCCACCCCACTGCAAAGCCAACATCAAGCAGACCAGGGAAGCAAGCAGGAGGGTGGTGCCGGGTAGATCAAACTTCTTTGCCAACTGAAGCGGGCTCATCGTCTTGAGTTCCGTGGAGGTCCGACAAAGGGAAAGTGGTAGGCAAAAAGTGACAACAACGAATACTATAGCCCCGATAGGCAAGTTGACTAATTCTGTTAGATGTTGTCTCTGATTCCTATGACACTTATGGCGTAACTTACAGTAGAAGCACCATCTCCAAGAGGCTCGTTGTGTGATAGCGCCGCCTAAGCCATTGAATTAGGACCTAGATTGTTCGGATCAAGATGGAGAGCCATTGGCTTACCGATGATCGGGCCAATAACACTGGCTATGGCATACGCCGCACCAAACAAGCCAGCAAACAGACTTCTCTTCCGGAGTGGCGTAATGCGcgcgatgacgatgaacgaGCCACCAAAAACACCTGCCATTCCAATACCCTGGATAGCTCTGCCAATAATCAACGCAACTGAAGTGGGTGCCGAGCCGCAAACAGCACTGCCGGCGAGGTATATGACCATTGAAGCCAAGAAGGTCCACTTGTTGTTGAAAAGCGAGTACGCTTGCCCAAAGGGAAGTTGTAAGGCAACAGCAGTGATCTGTTCTCCCGTACTGTACCACGCAATATCGTCGGAGCTGTTGAAGACGCTCGTGATGGTCGGAATAGCTGTAGCTAGGACGGTTTGACTGACGGCGACAATGAAAACTGCACAGAACAGTGCAAAGACAATAAGCCCCAGCTGGATACCCTTTGGATACGGGGGCTCGCCAACCTCGGTTTCGGGCCCGTTTTT containing:
- a CDS encoding Putative major facilitator superfamily, MFS transporter superfamily, whose translation is MSRPGILSGLSEEESLNVQRKTECKIANIIKDSNDLTATTEPQQKNGPETEVGEPPYPKGIQLGLIVFALFCAVFIVAVSQTVLATAIPTITSVFNSSDDIAWYSTGEQITAVALQLPFGQAYSLFNNKWTFLASMVIYLAGSAVCGSAPTSVALIIGRAIQGIGMAGVFGGSFIVIARITPLRKRSLFAGLFGAAYAIASVIGPIIELVNLPIGAIVFVVVTFCLPLSLCRTSTELKTMSPLQLAKKFDLPGTTLLLASLVCLMLALQWGGGEYPWSDARIITVLVVFVVTILPWMALQYFQGDDATVPLSIVNQRSVAASNLYLLFLNGAFGVFIFYLPVWFQSVQEDNAESSGLKQLALCISTAVGSIVAGGLVMAIGFYNPFVILGSMLVTAGSALLMTIKDDTPLGILIGAQILVGTGVGIGAEQANVAVQTVLPNDKIPKGTSLTLFTRLLGVALSVPIAQSVFQQELSKNLGGSVAAKIYGDGGTTQIKDNLQAIFGPGTAEFRSALDKVNSSLTRNFLLAMILAAISFLFAILLEWKNVKKEKRSFDNAKEQKSQPQN